The Sphingomonas sp. KR3-1 genome contains a region encoding:
- the ribA gene encoding GTP cyclohydrolase II, which produces MRRGWPIAIGDLALLAVETADAPRLAAFDEGGKADLLLSAGRAATLKLANQRDAATPDGPVLVERAPWLDFDTATALADPQFDLATPLKGPFRAIPLVEPELSAAALRLARVAGLLPAFFVRKSAGEETITPADIDAHEDADRLRIVARARLPVLDAEDSEIVAFRTDEMPGEHVALLIGEPNGKPPLVRLHSECLTGDVLGSLKCDCGPQLQAAIREIRASGWGILLYLRQEGRGIGLINKLRAYALQDQGFDTVDANTRLGFAVDARNFATAAKMLSLLGQHRIRLLTNNPDKVAALEAAGIGVAERVPHFLPPNPHNERYLATKRDRTGHQF; this is translated from the coding sequence ATGCGCCGCGGCTGGCCGATCGCGATCGGCGACCTCGCACTGCTCGCGGTCGAGACCGCCGATGCGCCGCGGCTGGCGGCGTTCGACGAAGGCGGCAAGGCCGACCTGCTGCTTTCCGCCGGCCGCGCGGCGACGCTCAAGCTCGCCAACCAGCGCGATGCCGCGACGCCGGACGGGCCGGTGCTGGTCGAGCGCGCGCCCTGGCTCGATTTCGATACCGCGACGGCGCTGGCCGATCCGCAATTCGATCTCGCCACGCCGCTCAAGGGCCCCTTCCGCGCGATCCCGCTGGTCGAGCCCGAACTTTCCGCCGCTGCGCTGCGCCTGGCGCGCGTCGCGGGGCTGCTGCCGGCCTTCTTCGTCCGCAAGTCGGCCGGCGAAGAGACGATCACTCCCGCCGATATCGACGCGCATGAGGATGCCGATCGCCTGCGCATCGTCGCCCGCGCGCGGTTGCCGGTGCTCGATGCCGAGGACAGCGAGATCGTCGCCTTCCGCACCGACGAGATGCCCGGCGAGCATGTCGCGCTGCTGATCGGCGAGCCGAACGGCAAGCCGCCGCTGGTGCGGCTGCACAGCGAATGCCTGACCGGCGACGTGCTGGGCAGCCTGAAGTGCGATTGCGGACCGCAGCTCCAGGCAGCGATCCGCGAGATCCGCGCGAGCGGCTGGGGCATCCTGCTCTATCTGCGCCAGGAAGGGCGCGGGATCGGGCTGATCAACAAGCTGCGCGCCTATGCGCTGCAGGACCAGGGCTTCGATACGGTCGATGCCAATACCAGGCTCGGCTTCGCGGTGGACGCGCGCAACTTCGCCACCGCCGCCAAGATGCTGTCGCTGCTCGGCCAGCACCGCATCCGCCTGCTGACCAACAATCCAGACAAGGTGGCGGCGCTGGAAGCCGCTGGGATCGGGGTCGCCGAGCGCGTGCCCCATTTCCTCCCGCCCAACCCGCACAACGAACGCTATCTCGCGACCAAGCGCGACCGCACGGGGCACCAGTTCTGA
- a CDS encoding outer membrane lipoprotein carrier protein LolA: MFARPLALSLVLAAPALASAAPAPAPVAAGELAQVQQHLQGVSAMTAGFAQTDRNGRTLTGTMTLKRPGKIRFQYQKGVPQLIVADGSSLYFIDYQVRQVDRWPIGNSPLAVLLNPKKDITKYAKLVPTGSDQLVSVEVHDSNHPEYGRITLIFQKNASAPAGLMLQGWVALDSQNNRTTIRLSNQQFNANISDGAFRWNDPRKQGPR, from the coding sequence GTGTTTGCACGGCCTCTCGCCCTCAGCCTCGTCCTGGCCGCCCCGGCGCTGGCCTCGGCCGCCCCCGCGCCGGCCCCAGTAGCTGCTGGCGAGCTTGCCCAGGTGCAGCAGCACCTCCAGGGCGTCAGCGCGATGACCGCCGGTTTCGCACAGACCGACCGCAACGGCCGCACGCTCACCGGCACGATGACGCTGAAGCGCCCCGGCAAGATCCGCTTCCAGTATCAGAAGGGCGTGCCCCAGCTGATCGTCGCGGACGGCAGCAGCCTCTATTTCATCGATTACCAGGTGCGCCAGGTCGATCGCTGGCCGATCGGCAACTCGCCGCTGGCGGTGCTGCTCAACCCGAAGAAGGACATCACCAAATACGCCAAGCTGGTGCCGACGGGCAGCGACCAGCTCGTCTCGGTCGAGGTGCATGACAGCAACCATCCCGAATATGGCAGGATCACGCTGATCTTCCAGAAGAACGCGAGCGCCCCAGCCGGCCTGATGCTCCAGGGTTGGGTCGCGCTGGATTCGCAGAATAACCGCACCACGATCCGTCTGTCGAATCAGCAGTTCAACGCCAATATCAGCGATGGGGCGTTCCGTTGGAACGACCCGCGGAAGCAGGGCCCGCGCTGA
- a CDS encoding UbiH/UbiF/VisC/COQ6 family ubiquinone biosynthesis hydroxylase translates to MDRADVLILGGGLVGSALATALDAHGISSIVVDPADPATILAAKHDGRASAIASAPMRMFEAIGVAPRLAGKGCPIQGIRVSDGLEPGKLDFAPGEGEGALGHMFENRILRTALYEAAVAAPLADVRMQTRALHVERGEFGVTADLSDGTRVAAQLLVGAEGRNSPTREAAGLNTARWSYDHAAMVATLGHERSHENIAFEIFYPEGPFAILPLLDDENGHRSAVVWTVNARDAAGMMKLSERGYLAEAEKRMGGFLGTLGPLTARFSHPLGFHHAAWITSDRLALVGDAAHGIHPIAGQGVNVGFRDVATLVEVLVDGKRLGLDMGDPQLLARYQRWRGLDTFMVAAATDGLTRLFGIPGKTASAVRRFGLSSVDRLPPLKDWFMAEARGESGDVPKLLQGMTA, encoded by the coding sequence ATGGATCGCGCAGATGTCCTCATCCTCGGCGGCGGGCTGGTCGGCTCGGCGCTGGCCACCGCGCTCGATGCGCATGGCATTTCCTCGATCGTGGTCGATCCCGCCGATCCGGCGACGATCCTCGCGGCGAAGCATGACGGCCGCGCCTCGGCGATCGCCAGCGCGCCGATGCGGATGTTCGAGGCGATCGGCGTCGCCCCGCGGCTCGCCGGCAAGGGCTGCCCGATCCAGGGTATCCGCGTCTCCGACGGGCTCGAACCCGGCAAGCTCGATTTCGCCCCGGGCGAAGGCGAGGGCGCGCTCGGCCACATGTTCGAGAACCGCATCCTGCGCACCGCGCTCTACGAAGCCGCGGTCGCCGCGCCGCTTGCGGACGTGCGCATGCAGACCCGGGCGCTTCACGTGGAGCGCGGCGAGTTCGGCGTCACCGCCGATCTCTCCGACGGCACCCGCGTCGCCGCCCAGCTGCTGGTCGGCGCCGAGGGCCGCAACTCGCCGACGCGCGAGGCCGCCGGACTCAACACCGCGCGCTGGAGCTACGATCATGCCGCCATGGTCGCCACGCTCGGCCATGAACGTTCCCACGAAAACATCGCGTTCGAGATCTTCTATCCCGAAGGCCCCTTCGCGATTCTGCCTCTGCTCGATGACGAGAACGGTCATCGCTCGGCCGTGGTCTGGACGGTCAACGCCCGCGATGCCGCCGGGATGATGAAGCTTTCCGAGCGGGGCTATCTGGCCGAGGCCGAGAAGCGGATGGGCGGCTTCCTGGGCACGCTCGGGCCCTTGACGGCACGCTTCAGCCATCCGCTCGGCTTCCACCACGCCGCCTGGATCACCAGCGACCGGCTGGCGCTGGTCGGCGACGCGGCGCACGGCATCCACCCGATCGCCGGCCAGGGCGTCAATGTCGGCTTTCGCGACGTGGCGACTCTGGTCGAGGTGCTGGTCGACGGCAAAAGGCTCGGCCTCGACATGGGCGATCCCCAGCTGCTCGCCCGCTACCAGCGCTGGCGCGGGCTCGACACCTTCATGGTCGCTGCCGCCACCGACGGGCTGACCCGGCTGTTCGGCATCCCCGGCAAGACCGCAAGCGCCGTCCGCCGCTTCGGCCTCTCCTCCGTCGACAGGCTGCCACCGCTCAAGGACTGGTTCATGGCCGAGGCGCGCGGCGAAAGCGGTGACGTGCCCAAGCTGCTCCAGGGGATGACGGCGTGA
- a CDS encoding DNA translocase FtsK 4TM domain-containing protein, which yields MASRAQTPLWRETMKAGARRSGAVIGGAALFLGVLALGVALGSYHPNDPSMNTAAAGPARNWMGEPGAWIADALYALLGPGVWLFLPIGLIVAFRLLKDRPVGNWGTMFRGVGVGVIFVATALAFFSTDAVLSLAGGWGGVVGLSIAGLFNWAIGFAGDPTVSWWAARGLGLVCGLIGLFIWWRSLDFSLPERVSLPSIPSLKGSARPALLGGPEPRERELPEPKIREGLAPRKTVVPDNRPGPVIADRNVTPAPVRTKPPTQTSLDFKDSYQLPSIDLLKPPPVNKNAGIDKAALERNARLLESVLDDFNVKGQIVEVRPGPVVTMYELEPAAGIKASRVIQLADDVARNMSATSARIATIPGRSVIGIELPNAVREPVNLHELIASQTFEDQGATLPLVLGKNIGGDPVIADLAPMPHLLVAGTTGSGKSVGLNSMILSLLYRLTPEQCRMIMIDPKMLELSMYKDIPHLLADVVTEPAKAVRALKWAVEQMEDRYRMMAHANVRSLASFNDKVRQAKAKGQKLGRKVQVGYDPDSGKPIYEEEALDLQPLPQIVVIVDELADLMMTAGKEVEFLIQRLAQKARAAGIHLIMATQRPSVDVITGVIKANLPTRLSFYVASKIDSRTILGEQGAEQLLGKGDMLYMPGGKQLVRVHGPFVSDDEVQAVADHWRSQGTPEYISAVTEEPEDGGFSLDGAPEGDDSPEDQLYRRAIQLVAESQKASTSWLQRQLRVGYNSAARLVERMEKDELVSRPDHVGRREVLMDTDGRQL from the coding sequence ATGGCGTCCCGGGCACAAACGCCGCTTTGGCGCGAAACGATGAAGGCCGGCGCGCGCCGCAGCGGCGCCGTGATCGGCGGAGCAGCCCTGTTCCTGGGCGTGCTCGCGCTCGGCGTTGCGCTGGGCAGCTATCATCCCAACGATCCGTCGATGAACACCGCCGCGGCAGGCCCGGCGCGCAACTGGATGGGCGAGCCCGGCGCGTGGATCGCCGATGCGCTCTATGCGCTGCTCGGCCCCGGCGTGTGGCTGTTCCTGCCGATCGGGCTGATCGTCGCCTTCCGCCTGCTCAAGGACCGGCCGGTGGGCAATTGGGGAACGATGTTCCGCGGCGTCGGCGTCGGCGTGATCTTCGTCGCCACCGCGCTCGCCTTCTTTTCCACCGATGCGGTGCTGTCGCTTGCCGGCGGTTGGGGCGGCGTAGTCGGCCTGAGCATCGCCGGGCTGTTCAACTGGGCGATCGGCTTTGCCGGCGATCCCACCGTGAGTTGGTGGGCAGCGCGCGGGCTCGGGCTGGTCTGCGGGTTGATCGGGCTGTTCATCTGGTGGCGCAGCCTCGATTTCTCGCTGCCCGAGCGGGTGAGCCTGCCGAGCATCCCGAGCCTGAAGGGCTCGGCCCGGCCGGCGCTGCTCGGCGGACCGGAGCCGCGCGAGCGCGAGCTGCCCGAGCCGAAGATCCGCGAGGGCCTGGCGCCGCGCAAGACCGTGGTGCCCGACAATCGCCCCGGCCCGGTGATCGCCGACCGCAACGTCACGCCTGCGCCGGTGCGCACCAAGCCGCCGACCCAGACCAGTCTCGACTTCAAGGACAGCTACCAGCTGCCGAGCATCGACCTGCTCAAGCCGCCGCCGGTCAACAAGAATGCGGGAATCGACAAGGCGGCGCTGGAGCGCAACGCCCGGCTGCTCGAGAGCGTGCTCGACGATTTCAACGTGAAGGGCCAGATCGTCGAGGTTCGGCCGGGCCCGGTCGTGACGATGTACGAGCTCGAGCCCGCTGCCGGCATCAAGGCGAGCCGGGTGATCCAGCTCGCCGACGACGTGGCGCGCAACATGTCCGCCACCTCGGCGCGCATCGCGACGATCCCCGGGCGCAGCGTGATCGGCATCGAGCTGCCCAATGCGGTGCGCGAGCCGGTCAACCTGCACGAGCTGATAGCCAGCCAGACCTTCGAGGACCAGGGCGCGACGCTGCCGCTGGTGCTCGGCAAGAATATCGGCGGCGATCCCGTCATCGCCGACCTGGCGCCGATGCCGCACCTGCTTGTCGCCGGCACCACCGGCTCGGGCAAGTCGGTCGGCCTCAACTCGATGATCCTGTCGCTGCTCTACCGGCTGACGCCCGAGCAGTGCCGGATGATCATGATCGATCCCAAGATGCTCGAACTGAGCATGTACAAGGACATTCCGCATCTGCTCGCCGATGTGGTGACCGAGCCGGCCAAGGCGGTGCGCGCGCTCAAATGGGCGGTGGAGCAGATGGAGGACCGCTACCGGATGATGGCGCACGCCAATGTCCGCAGCCTCGCTTCGTTCAACGACAAGGTGCGCCAGGCCAAGGCCAAGGGGCAGAAGCTCGGGCGCAAGGTGCAGGTCGGCTATGATCCCGACAGTGGCAAACCGATCTACGAGGAGGAAGCGCTCGACCTGCAGCCGCTGCCGCAGATCGTGGTGATCGTCGACGAGCTCGCCGACCTGATGATGACCGCGGGCAAGGAAGTCGAGTTCCTGATCCAGCGGCTCGCGCAGAAGGCGCGCGCGGCGGGCATCCACCTGATCATGGCGACGCAGCGCCCCTCCGTCGACGTCATTACCGGCGTGATCAAGGCGAACCTGCCGACCCGCCTCTCCTTCTACGTCGCCAGCAAGATCGATTCGCGCACCATCCTGGGCGAGCAGGGTGCCGAGCAGCTGCTCGGCAAGGGCGACATGCTCTACATGCCCGGCGGCAAGCAGCTCGTCCGCGTCCACGGCCCTTTTGTCAGCGACGACGAAGTGCAGGCGGTGGCCGATCACTGGCGCTCGCAGGGCACGCCCGAATATATCTCGGCGGTCACCGAGGAGCCCGAGGATGGCGGGTTCAGCCTCGACGGCGCGCCCGAGGGCGACGACAGCCCCGAGGACCAGCTCTATCGCCGCGCGATCCAGCTGGTGGCGGAGAGCCAGAAGGCATCGACCTCGTGGCTGCAACGCCAGCTGCGCGTCGGCTACAACTCGGCGGCGCGGCTCGTGGAACGCATGGAGAAAGATGAACTCGTCTCGCGCCCTGACCATGTCGGCCGCCGGGAAGTGCTGATGGATACCGACGGCCGACAGCTCTAG
- a CDS encoding thiamine phosphate synthase, with translation MTDERMGEALWPALERLPRGSGVVFRHYALPLAERRALFARIRQVARRRGLVLVRAGARPMRGESGVHGGRGRGIRTAPAHDRRAAIAALRAGAQALFVSPVFTTRSHPGGRALGRARFGLLIRGLDVPVIALGGMDARKAASLKRFGIHGWAAIDAWTNGGS, from the coding sequence ATGACCGACGAACGCATGGGCGAGGCGCTGTGGCCGGCGCTGGAGCGGCTACCGCGGGGATCGGGCGTCGTGTTCCGGCACTATGCCTTGCCGCTCGCCGAGCGCCGGGCGCTGTTCGCCAGGATACGGCAAGTGGCGCGGCGCAGGGGCCTGGTGCTGGTCCGCGCCGGTGCCCGGCCGATGCGCGGCGAATCGGGCGTGCATGGCGGTCGCGGGCGCGGGATCCGCACGGCACCGGCGCATGATAGGCGCGCGGCGATCGCGGCATTGCGGGCGGGCGCACAGGCGCTTTTCGTCTCGCCGGTCTTCACCACCCGCTCGCACCCGGGCGGCCGGGCTTTGGGCCGGGCCCGGTTCGGGCTACTGATACGCGGGCTCGACGTGCCGGTGATCGCGCTGGGCGGGATGGACGCACGCAAGGCGGCCAGCCTCAAGCGCTTCGGGATTCACGGCTGGGCGGCGATCGATGCGTGGACGAACGGTGGAAGCTAA
- a CDS encoding HAD family phosphatase produces MKYEAILFDFDGVLLESEAAGNRQIAAYLTSIGHPTSPEDSMANFMGLAGADFLGAVEKWIGRAMPDDFHAVRAEEDARVLEEGLPAVAGAIRFVEGLPADLPRAIASSSTTQWISRHLEHLGIRAAFGDHIYSGREHVKRGKPAPDLYLHAAAALGVPIERCVILEDSPVGVTGAVASGADVIGLCAGSHCAPDHAERLRALGVKLIAHDFDEVARLVLG; encoded by the coding sequence ATGAAGTATGAAGCGATCCTGTTCGATTTCGACGGCGTGCTGCTCGAGAGCGAAGCGGCCGGCAACCGCCAGATCGCGGCGTACCTGACCAGCATCGGCCATCCGACTTCCCCTGAGGATTCGATGGCGAACTTCATGGGCCTTGCCGGCGCCGATTTTCTCGGCGCGGTCGAGAAATGGATCGGCCGGGCGATGCCGGACGATTTCCACGCCGTGCGCGCCGAAGAGGATGCGCGGGTGCTCGAGGAAGGACTGCCCGCCGTCGCCGGCGCGATCCGCTTCGTCGAGGGGCTGCCCGCCGACCTGCCGCGGGCGATCGCCTCGTCGAGCACGACCCAATGGATCAGCCGCCATCTCGAGCATCTTGGCATCCGCGCGGCGTTTGGCGACCATATCTATAGCGGCCGCGAGCATGTGAAGCGCGGCAAGCCGGCACCCGATCTCTATCTCCACGCCGCCGCGGCGCTGGGTGTGCCGATCGAGCGCTGCGTGATTCTCGAGGATTCGCCGGTGGGCGTCACCGGCGCGGTCGCCTCCGGCGCGGACGTGATCGGCCTGTGCGCCGGCTCGCACTGCGCGCCCGACCATGCCGAGCGGCTGCGGGCGCTCGGCGTGAAGCTTATCGCGCATGACTTCGACGAAGTGGCACGGCTGGTTCTCGGCTGA
- a CDS encoding exodeoxyribonuclease III, which produces MKIASWNINSVRFRIEIVEQFLREEAPDVLCLQETKVIDGDFPEGAFRALGYDHVIKHGQRMHHGVAIISRIPVVEDDRFDWQANGEARHVGVRLPNGVRLENVYVPAGGDIPNRELNPKFGQKLDFLERMIAWSEKLDVPSILTGDFNVAPLESDVWSHKQLLDVVSHTPIEVETLGRLQAANDWVDLGRHFVPAPARYYSWWSYRAKDWAASDRGRRLDHMWASRDVAEKATSHKVCEPCRSWLKPSDHVPIVTEFAF; this is translated from the coding sequence ATGAAGATCGCCTCCTGGAACATCAACTCCGTCCGCTTCCGCATCGAGATCGTCGAGCAGTTCCTGCGCGAGGAAGCGCCCGATGTGCTCTGCCTGCAGGAAACCAAGGTGATCGACGGGGACTTCCCCGAAGGCGCCTTCCGCGCGCTGGGCTATGACCATGTCATCAAGCACGGCCAGCGCATGCACCACGGCGTGGCGATCATCAGCCGCATCCCCGTGGTCGAGGATGACCGATTCGACTGGCAGGCCAATGGCGAGGCGCGCCATGTCGGCGTGCGGCTGCCGAACGGCGTGCGGCTCGAGAATGTCTATGTGCCCGCGGGCGGCGACATCCCCAATCGCGAGCTCAACCCCAAGTTCGGCCAGAAGCTCGATTTCCTCGAGCGGATGATCGCCTGGTCCGAGAAGCTCGATGTGCCGTCGATCCTGACCGGCGACTTCAACGTCGCGCCGCTGGAGAGCGACGTGTGGAGCCACAAGCAGCTGCTCGACGTGGTCAGCCACACGCCGATCGAAGTCGAGACGCTGGGGCGGCTGCAGGCAGCGAACGACTGGGTCGATCTCGGCCGCCACTTCGTCCCCGCGCCGGCGCGCTATTACAGCTGGTGGAGCTACCGGGCGAAGGACTGGGCTGCGTCGGACCGCGGGCGCCGGCTCGATCACATGTGGGCAAGCCGCGACGTCGCCGAGAAGGCGACGAGCCACAAGGTCTGCGAACCGTGTCGCTCCTGGCTCAAGCCCTCCGATCACGTGCCGATCGTCACCGAGTTCGCCTTTTGA
- a CDS encoding YggS family pyridoxal phosphate-dependent enzyme → MPIDEASQRLADVRARIAHAAKIAGRKANEVTLLAISKMHDADAIQPLIDAGQRVFGENRVQEAEAKWPKLRETTPDIALHLVGQLQSNKAEEAVALFDAIHSVDRPSLVGALAKAMDKAGKRPTCFLQVNIGDEAQKGGCPVAELPALLAEARAADLPVAGLMCVPPLELEPAPYFALLAKIARDHGLAGLSMGMSSDFETAVTIGATHVRVGTALFGARA, encoded by the coding sequence ATGCCGATAGACGAAGCCAGCCAGCGCCTTGCCGATGTGCGCGCCCGAATCGCGCACGCCGCGAAGATCGCCGGGCGCAAAGCCAATGAAGTCACGCTGCTCGCCATCTCGAAGATGCATGACGCCGATGCCATCCAGCCGCTGATCGACGCCGGCCAGCGCGTGTTCGGCGAGAATCGCGTGCAGGAAGCCGAAGCCAAATGGCCGAAGTTGCGCGAGACGACTCCGGACATCGCGCTTCACCTGGTCGGCCAGCTCCAGTCGAACAAGGCCGAGGAGGCCGTCGCGCTGTTCGACGCGATCCATTCGGTCGACCGCCCCTCGCTGGTCGGCGCACTCGCCAAGGCGATGGACAAGGCCGGCAAGCGCCCCACCTGCTTCCTCCAGGTCAATATCGGCGACGAGGCGCAGAAGGGCGGCTGCCCTGTCGCCGAGCTGCCCGCCCTGCTCGCCGAGGCGCGTGCCGCCGACCTGCCGGTCGCCGGGCTGATGTGCGTGCCCCCGCTCGAGCTTGAGCCCGCCCCTTATTTCGCGCTGCTCGCCAAGATCGCCCGCGACCATGGCCTGGCCGGGCTGTCGATGGGCATGTCGAGCGATTTCGAGACCGCCGTGACGATCGGCGCCACCCATGTCCGCGTCGGCACGGCGCTGTTCGGAGCCCGCGCATGA
- a CDS encoding DUF3576 domain-containing protein: MNRLLRTAILGSLALSITACGGHNKRPEADLAASKVTTIGVNSYLWRASLDTLSFMPLLQTDSNGGVIVTDWYVNPNVQTERMKVTVTILDQDLRADALRVAALREVNRSGAWVAAPVQAATVQKLEDIILTRARDLRRAAVATN, translated from the coding sequence ATGAACCGCCTGTTGCGCACCGCGATCCTGGGGTCGCTTGCTCTCTCGATCACCGCGTGCGGCGGTCATAACAAGCGCCCCGAGGCCGATCTCGCCGCCTCGAAGGTGACGACGATCGGCGTGAACTCCTATCTGTGGCGCGCCAGCCTCGACACGCTGAGCTTCATGCCGCTGCTGCAGACGGATTCGAACGGCGGCGTGATCGTGACCGACTGGTATGTGAACCCGAACGTCCAGACCGAGCGGATGAAGGTGACCGTGACGATCCTCGACCAGGATCTGCGCGCCGATGCGCTCCGCGTCGCCGCGCTGCGCGAAGTAAACCGCAGCGGCGCCTGGGTCGCCGCCCCGGTCCAGGCCGCGACGGTGCAGAAGCTCGAGGACATCATCCTCACCCGCGCCCGTGACCTCCGCCGCGCCGCGGTCGCCACCAACTGA